Genomic segment of Natronoarchaeum philippinense:
GGAGGCCTTCCGGCGCTCGTACAACAAGCTCTCCCCGCCGTGTCGCATCGTCGTCGAGCGCGGCGAGGAGAAGCTCGTCTCCTGAGGCCGGGCCGGATTCGGTTCTGCGGATCTTTTCTCTCGCGCGTGACGCCACAGTCGAACACTCGTAGTACCCGTCTTTTTGCCCCTTCCGCACCGAGTGGGCGGTATGTTGACGCTCGCGGTCGCAAACCGCGCCGAGACGTTCGAGCGGATGGCCGATCCGCTGGCCGAACGCGGTATCGAGGTTCGTCACGTGCCGGTCTCCGAGCGCACGCTGTCGCTGACCGGCGAGCGCCCGTGGTCGCCCGACGAGTTCGACGTTGGCTTCGTCTACCCCGGCCGGATGATCGAGGGCGGGGCGGCCGAGGCGATGCTCGACGTGCCGTGGCTCAACGGCCGCGACGCCGTGCTGACCTCGCGGAACAAGGCCGGCGTGATCGCCCGTCTCGATCGGGCTGACGTACCTGTCCCCGAGACGACGCTGGTGTCGAACCCCGTCGACGAGGCCGATCTAATCGACGCCTTCGAGCGGTTCGACCCGCCCGTGGTCGTCAAGCCGACTTCGACGACTCGCGGCGTCGGCGTCGCCAAGGCGACCGATCTCGACTCGTTTCTCGGCGTCGTCGACTACCTCGATCTGGTCCACGACTTCCGGGCGACCGGCGACAAATCCTTTCTCGTCCAAGAGTACCTGCCCGACGCTCGGGACTACCGGGCGATGGTGTTAGACGGCGAGTTCGTCGGCGCCGTCGAGCGTCGCCTCCCCGAAGACGCGCTGGCTGCCGGCCAGTGGAAGCACAACGTCCACCGGGGCGCCGAGGCGACCGGCGTCGACCTGCCCGACGAGTGGCGGCGTCTGGCCGAGCGCGTCGCCGCCGAGGTGAACATTCCGTTCGTCGGCGTCGACCTGCTGGTCAGCGACGGGCGTGTCGTGGTGAGCGAGACGAACGCTCGACCGACGATCGACGCCGAAACGAAGTACGAACCCGGTTTCTACGATCAGCTGGCGGCGTCGATC
This window contains:
- a CDS encoding ATP-grasp domain-containing protein, which encodes MLTLAVANRAETFERMADPLAERGIEVRHVPVSERTLSLTGERPWSPDEFDVGFVYPGRMIEGGAAEAMLDVPWLNGRDAVLTSRNKAGVIARLDRADVPVPETTLVSNPVDEADLIDAFERFDPPVVVKPTSTTRGVGVAKATDLDSFLGVVDYLDLVHDFRATGDKSFLVQEYLPDARDYRAMVLDGEFVGAVERRLPEDALAAGQWKHNVHRGAEATGVDLPDEWRRLAERVAAEVNIPFVGVDLLVSDGRVVVSETNARPTIDAETKYEPGFYDQLAASIRDRGEIE